The Bifidobacterium asteroides genomic interval CGGCCGCTACGTGACCGGGAATCGCTGCGAACGTGGCGGCGACAAGAACAGGAAGCGCTCCGACAGGCCCAACCTCTACGACTTCAAGTACAAGCGGGCCTTCGCCTACCGTCGTCTGACCCCGGACAAGGCCACCAGGGGCGACATCGGCATTCCTCGCGTGCTCAACATGTACGAGGACTACCCCTTCTGGTTCACCCTGCTGACCTCCCTGGGCTTCCGGGTCATGATCTCCGGGCGGTCCAACCACGAGCTCTTCGAGAGCGGGATGGAGTCCATCGCCTCCGAGAACATCTGCTACCCGGCCAAGCTGGTCCATGGGCACATACACTCCCTGGTCGACAAGGGCATCAAGACCATCTTCTATCCCTGCGTCACCTATGAGCAGGAGCTGGTTCCCGATACGGACAACCATTACAACTGCCCCATCGTGGCCAACTACCCGGTGGTGATCGAGGCCAATATGGCCGAGCTCAAGGAGAACGGCGTCCGCTTCATGCGGCCCTACTTCAACCTCTCCAACAAGGAGAAGATGGTCGAGCGGATCGTCAAGGTCTTCGACTGGGCCAAGGTGAGCGAGGATGAGGCCAGGACGGCCGTCCAGGAGGCCTACCGTGAGGATGCCCGCTTCAAGGAGGACGTCCGCCAGGAGGGGCTCCGTGCCCTGGCCTACATGCAGGAGTATGGAGTCAAGGGCGTGGTTCTGTCGGGCCGTCCCTACCATGTGGATCCCGAGGTCAACCACGGCATTCCCGAGACCATCTGCTCCCTGGGCATGGCCGTGCTCTCCGAGGACTCCATATGCGAGCTGGACGTGCATAAACTGCCCAAGCTGAGCGACTATATCATCCCGGCGGCGGGGGAGCGGGCCCTGGCCTCCAACAACCCCACGGCCGCCAAGTTCCGCAAGACCGTGCCGAGCTTCGGCGACGACCATCAGAAGATGCCCTTGAGGGTGACCGACCAGTGGGCCTACCATTCCAGGCTCTATTCCGCAGCCAGGTTTGTCTCCGAGTATCCCGACCTGCAGCTGGTCCAGCTGGTCAGTTTTGGGTGCGGCGTGGATGCCATCACCACTGACCAGGTTCAGGAGATTCTGGCCGACAAGGGCGATGTCTATACGCAGCTGAAGATCGACGAGGTCTCCAACCTGGGTGCAGCCAAGATCCGTCTGCGCTCGCTGAAGGCCGCCATGGATGAACGCCATCAACGGGATGTGGCCCAAGAGAATGGCGAAGGCCAGAAGGAAGCCCCCGTCAAGGAGCAGGCGCCTGCCAAGGTCGCGGTCAAGGATGCTGATCCGTTGCCTGACCTGGTTCAGGCGGAGGAATCATCTGATTCTCAGGGTTCTCAAGAGTCTGCAGACCGCATTGAAGCAGTGGATGCGAATGCGTCTGACAAGCCGGCATCCGATGGGTTCCGGTCCACCAACGCGCAGAAGATCAGCCTGTCCCAGCGCAAGTCCGACATTGTGGCTCTGGCGCGGTTTGTGGCTCTGCACGACAAGAGTGATCAGGGTCTGATAGGTCTTCACCCTATGGGCATCCGGCCCATTCGGGAGACCATAGCCTCGCGGCAGAAGGATCAGGAAGTCGAAACCAAGTCGGCAGAGCCTCCGGCCGAACACGGCCAAGCTGCTCAGCCCAGCGGGGCCGCCGCCAAACCGACCCTGTCCAAGTACGCCACTGAGCATCGCTTCACCAAGGAGATGGGTCACAAATTCACAGTGGTGGCGCCGCAGATGTCGCCTGTGCACTTCTCCCTCCTGGAGGCGGTCTTCTCCAGCGCCGACTACCACTTCGAGCTCCTGAAGCATGCCACGGCCGAAGACATCAACACCGGTGTCAAGTATGTCAACAATGATGCCTGCTTCCCGGCCATCATCGTGGTGGGGCAGCTGGTCAACGCCTTCCTGTCCGGCAGGTTCGACCCACACAAGTGCGCGGTCATTGTTACCCAGACCGGTGGCATGTGCAGGGCCACCAACTACTATGGCCTCCTGCGCAAGGCCCTGGCTGATGCGGGCTACGGCTACGTGCCGATCATCACGCTGAGCGTGCAGGGGTTCAAGGCCAATCCGGGCCTTCAGGTAACCCCGGCCCTGCTGCACCGCGCGGTCAAGGCCTTCTACCTGGGCGATGCCATGATTGAGTGCCTGCTCAGGGTCCGCCCCTACGAGCAGAAGCCCGGCTCGGCCAACAGGCTCTACAAGCTTTGGGACACGATCTGCAAGGAGACCATCGAACACCACGGGTACTCCAAGACCGCCAAGAAGGTCTACGGCCATGGATATCTGCCTTACCGCACGCTGATGAAGCGGATGATCCGGGCCTTTGACCAGCTGCCCCTGCGCAATATCCCCCGCAAGCCTCGAGTGGGTGTAGTCGGAGAGATCCTGGTCAAGTACCATCCTGATGCCAACAACCACGTGGTCGACCTGATCGAAAGCCAGGGCTGCGAGGCTGTACTCCCCGGTGTCTGCGACTTCATGGTCAACGGCATCTCCAATGCTGAATGGAACGAGGAGATGCTGGGCACAGGCGGACCAGTAGGTGTCAAGAAGATCGTCCTCAAGGCGGCGGATGCCTACCGTGCCCCCATGATCGCCGGCTTCAAGGCCTCCCATGGGAAGTTCGACATTCCCGCTCATATCACCGACCTGAGGGATAAGGCCGCTTCGGTCACCTCCCTGGGCGTTCAGGCGGGAGAGGGCTGGCTTCTGACCGGCGAGATCATCGAGCTGATCCAGTCCGGCGCCCCAAACATCGTCTGTGCGCAGCCCTTCGCCTGCCTGCCCAACCATGTGACAGGACGCGGCATGTTCGGCAAGATCCGCAGGACCTACCCTGAGGCCAACATCGTCTCCATCGACTACGATCCCGGCGCATCGGAGGCCAACCAGCTCAACAGGATCAAGCTGATGATCGCCGCCGCCAAGAAGCCGGGCGGCCAGCAAAAGCTCAGCCAGGACCACAGGGCCAACGTCGAATCCCAGGCATCTGGATCGACCGGTCGGGATGCTGGGCAGGCAGCACCCGTCCAGGACGAGGAGAAGGTTCTGGAGAGCCTGTAGCCGCCAGGCCGAGGCCGGTTCCGGGACTAACCCGCCGGCCTTGGAGCTGCTGAACCACGAAGATCAAGGAAAGAGGGGTTTCCCATGACCAGCCGCGAAAAGATCAAGGCTCTGCTGGACACCGACCAGATCTACATTGCCGATACACCCGAAATGAAGCAGGTCCAGGACGCCCAGCAGGATCTGGTCTTCGAGTTCAACGCCTGCCGTCCCAGCCAGGCGGAGAAAAAGCGGGACCTCTGCAAAGAGATGTTCGGTTCATTCGGCGAAGGCAGCTGGATTGAGGGGCCAGTGCGGGCCAATTGGGCCTGCAACACCTACTGGGGGAGCAAATGTTACGCCAACTTCAACCTGGTTCTGGTCGACGACGGACGCATTGACATAGGCGATCACACCATGTTCGGACCCAACGTCAGCATCGTCACCACGGGGCACACCATTCGCCCCGATATACGCGTATATGGAACGCCCCAGTTCTCGGTTCCGGTCAGCATAGGCAGGAATGTATGGATCGGAGCAGGCGCCATCGTCATGCCGGGAGTGACCATCGGCGACAACACGGTCATCGGGGCAGGGTCCCTGGTCACCAAGGACATCCCCTCTGATGTGGTCGCCTACGGCCACCCCTGCAAGGTCGTCCGTCCCATCAGTGACCACGATTATGAATACTACTGGGGGGATCGTCGGTATCAAGCGCCTTACGATGCCCGGCCTTTCAGGATGGATCAGGAAGGCTGATTGGTTGCTGCTTCCTTGGATGTCCCTGTCGGCTGGTGTCCGGCAACTGCGGTTTGGCCACTGCAATGCCTGTGCTGATCAGCAATATCCATCCCAGAGTGGTGAGGGAAAAATCAGCGCTTTGAACCGGTCCCATTCCTGGATGTAGTCGATTTTCGGCTCACGCAGCAGCCGTATCTGTATGCCGTCCATGACTTCCAGACTCATCCTCACCTTGTCCTGCATGTCTGTTGCCCACGCTATGCCATCAGGAAGCAGCCAGGGGAATTCAGAATAGCGCTTCCAGACCTCTGCCGGCCTGCGGATGAAATAATCATGCAAGGGGTGGCTGGCCGAAATGGCCTCTGTCTCTAGGACCGTATACAGCTGTGTGAGTTCGGGCTGGTCGGCATTGTGGGCGACCAAATAGTCAAAATAGGCCGGAAGATGCGGATGTTCGGGGTCGGACCCGGGAAGGCCGGTCTGCAGGAATTCCTCTGGCGTGCCATCGGCATCATAGATATCCGTGACCAAGAGGGAGAGCAGGCCTTCCTTGCTGCCCACATAATGAAGGACGCCCGGTTGCGACATCCCTACCATGTCAGCGACGTCTTTGAGCGATATGCCGTTGTACCCATGTTGGCTGATGAGGCGGGCAGCGGCCTGTGTGATTTCCGCACGTCTCACCTCTGGTGATTTTCTGGTACGGCTCGTCATTTCCTGGTCTTGCGGCTCCTTTTCACAGCTTTTGGATGTCTGGATCCTCCCGGTGGTTTGATACCTATGGTACATGGGGGCGTATCGGCAACAGCAAAAGGGGTATGGCTCGCCTAAAGCAGGGTTCCGACTCTTCTGGGAAGAGAAAAAGAAGCCGTGGCACTCGTGGACCTGCATTGGGTCGATGACTTGACAGAACCATTGAAAGCCTGTTAGGTATATCATTATCTAATGATCAGTAGATATGGATTTTTCCACCATTGGAAGTGTCAGAGAAGACTAGTTGAAAGATATCGGCACCATGAGCGACTCAACAACCCTGGCATTGGATGATTCGGAACCGCTGCAGGCGCATAAGGCTGCCTTGGAGCCGTCAACCGATCTGGGATGGACTAGGGAAGAAAGCCAAGGCTTCCAGTCAAAGCTGGAGCCGCGATCTTTCAGCACCATCGCTCTATGAATTGAGTCCCGTCAATCAAGATTGGAGTTCATCATGTCAGACAATGCGGGCAGCACGCGCCTTCCGGACAGGCTGATCTTCGGATGCGCCTACTACGACGAATACATGCCCTATGAGCGGGTGGACAAGGACATGTCCATGATGAAGTCCGCCGGCATCAACACCATTCGCATCGCCGAATCCACCTGGAGCACCCTGGAGCCCCAGCCTGGCGTATTCGACTTCAGCCATGTGGACCGGGTGCTGGATGCTGCTGAACGCTTCGGTATTCAGGTCATCGTGGGCACGCCCACCTATGCCGTCCCCGCCTGGCTGGTCGCCATGCATCCGGATGTTCTGGCGGACACCCCCAAGGGTCCCAGCCGGTATGGCGCTCGCCAGATCATGGACATCGTCAACCCCTCCTACCGGTACTATGGCGAGCGCGTCATCCGCAGGCTGGTGAGCCATGTGGCCGACAACCCCCAGGTGATCGGCTACCAGGTCGACAACGAAACCAAGTACTACGACTGTGTATCGCCCGACATGCAACGGCTCTTCGTCAAGGATCTGCGACGGCGTTTTGGCAATGACCTGGGCTGTCTCAATGCGGCCTTTGGCCTTGACTACTGGTCAAACAGGATCGACTCCTGGGAGGATTTTCCCGATCTGACCGGGACCATCAACGCCTCCCTTGGTTCGGCATTCGACCGCTTCCGCCGCAGCCAGGTCAGCCGCTACCTGGCCTGGGAGGCTGACATCGTGCGCGAATATGCCCGCGAGGACCAATTCGTCACCCACAACTTCGATTTCGACTGGAGCCCAGGCTGGTCATACGGCCTTCAGCCCGCCGTCGATCATTTCGAAGCGGCCGAATGCCTGGATGTGGCCGGCGCGGACATTTACCACCCTTCTGAAGATGACCTGACCGGCAAGGAGATCGCCTTCGGCGGGGACATGACCCGCAGCCTGAAGGGCGGTGCCAACTACCTGGTTCTGGAAACCGACGCCCAGGGGCAGAACGGCTGGCTGCCCTACCCCGGGCAGCTGAGGCTGCAGGCATACAGCCATCTGGCCTCGGGGGCTGACGGGGTCATGTACTGGCACTGGCATTCCATCCACAACTCCTTTGAAACCTACTGGAAGGGGCTGCTTTCACAGGACATGGAACCCAACCCCACCTATGAGGAGGCCGGCCAGTTCGGCAGGCAGATAGCGCAGAAGGGTGTGGGTGAGCGCCTGATCAACCTTCAAAAGCGCAACAAGGTCGCCATCATGGTGGGCAACGACTCCCTGACCGCCTTGGACTGGTTCTCCCTGGAGACCGGTTTCCCCCGTCAGCAGGGGCAGATCTCCTACAACGATGTGGTCAGACGGGTCTACGATGCCCTCTTCGAGCTCAACATCGAGTGCGATTTCATCAGCGACAAGGCTGACCGGTCCCATCTGGACTCTTACGCCATGGTCGTGGTCCCTGCCCTCTACAGCACCGATGAGGATACGTTGACGGCCCTGGCCGACTACGTCCATCAGGGAGGTCACCTGGTGGCCACGCTGCGCTCCTTTGTGTCGGACGAGAACCTCAAGGTCTGGCATGAGAAGGCTCCGCACCTGTTGACCGACGTGTTCGGCATCGACTACAACCAGTTCACCCGTCCCGGCAAGGGGTTGACCCTGGATCTGCATGGAGCCGAAGCCGACCAGGTTGGACCGGCCTGCCAGGGGCTGATCGAGCTGCTGAATCCGCGTTCCGACACGCAGGTCCTGGCATCCTATGACCACCCGGTCTGGGAGCGGTATGCGGCTGTGACCCGTCATGATTACGGCCACGGCAGCGCGGAGTGGATCGGCACTCTGCCGTCGGCCCAGGGCATGCGGCAGCTGCTTTCGGATGCGGCGGATGCGGCTGGCTTGAGCGGTCCTGCCCGGGATCTGGCTGGCCTGGTCACCGTGCGTGAGGGCATCAACGCCCTGGGGGAGCAGGTCGCCTACCTGCTCAATTATTCGTCCAAGGAGGTCAAGCTGGACGCGCCCTACGGGGGGCATCTGCTGGTGGCTGACGGGCAGGCTGATCCAGGGGCTCATGTGGACCAGGGACAGTCCATGACCATCGGACCCTGGGATCTGGCAATCATCGTCCGGTAGACCGGCTTCAGTCTGATCGGCTTCAGACTGACCGGACGCAAATATGAGTGGATGAGTGCTCAGTAAGAAAGGAAGGTGCCCAGATGGCATCAAGGAAGTTGACAGGGGATCTGCCCTACCGCAATCCCGACCTGAGCGTGGATGAGCGGGTGGCTGATCTGCTGGGACGGATGACCCGGGAGGAGAAGGTGGGCCAGATGATGCAGCTCGATGCTCGCCAGGGAGTGGACAAGGAGGTGGTGGACCAGCATGCTGGATCCCTGCTGCATGTCTCTCCGCAGAACATGATCAAGGCTGACAAGGCCGTTCATCGCACCCGTCTTGGCATTCCCCTGCTGATCGGGGACGACTGCATCCACGGCCATTCCTTCTTCCGCGGGGCTACTATTTTTCCCGAGCAGCTGGGCATGGCAGCATCCTTCGATCCTGAACTGGTTCAGCGGATGGGGCGGGCCACAGCCCAGGAGGTCGCCACGACAGGCGTCCACTGGACCTTCTCCCCGGTGCTATGCATCGCCAGGGACACCCGCTGGGGCCGGGTGGACGAGACCTTCGGCGAGGACCCCTTCCTGATCGGCGAGATGGCCTCGGCCATGGTGCGCGGCTACCAGGGCGGATCAGCCATGACCGGGACCCTGCCCAAGGATGCTGTGCTGGCCACGGCCAAGCACTTCGCCGGCTATTCCGAGACCCAGGGTGGGCGTGACGCCTCCGAGGCCGACCTCTCGCACCGTAAGCTGCTCTCCTGGTTCCTGCCGCCCTTCGAGCGCCTGGCCAAGGAGGGTGTGGCCACCTTCATGCTGGGCTACGAGTCCATCGACGGGGTACCGGTCACCATCAACAACTGGCTGCTCAACGACGTGCTTCGAGGGGAGTGGGGCTACCAGGGCACCCTGATCACCGACTGGGACAATGTGGGCCGGATGGTCTGGGAGCAGAAGGTGCAGCCCGACTACACCAGGGCCGCTGCAGCCGCCGTCAAGGCCGGCAACGATCTGATCATGACCACGCCCGGCTTCTACCAGGGGGCCTTGGATGCGCTGGATGCCGGGCTGCTGCGTGAGGAGGACCTCGACCGGGCGGTCAGGCACATCCTGGCCCTGAAATTCCGCATGGGGCTCTTCGAGGATCCGCGTCTGCCCGACCCCGAGGCCCAGAAGGCGGTCATCAACTCACCGGAGCACCAGGAGCTCAACCTCCAGGTGGCCCAGGAGTCGGCAGTCCTTTTGAAGAATGACGGCATCCTGCCCCTGTTCGGCGGGGTGGATGCCGATGGCCGCCCCGGTGATGACTCAGCGCACAGCATCGCCCTGGTCGGTCCGCTGATCGACGATGCCCAGAACCAGCTGGGGGACTGGGCCGGCGGTTCGGGTCAGTGCGACTGGATCAAGGACCAGCCTCGGGAGATGATCTCGACCGTGGCCGACGGTCTGCGCCAGGAGCTGCCTGAAAACTGGCGGCTCGGCTGCGAGCAGGGCGTCGACATGCTCCGTCTGGTTGACGATCCCGCGGGTCCGCTCTTCCCTGATGGCCAGCCCAGGCCCAGGGTGGCGGCCCCGGCCAGGATCGATCAGGGCCGCTTCGACAGGGCCGTAGGCCTGGCCAGGCAAAGCGACCTGGTGGTTGCTGTGGTAGGCGACGTGGTCCAGCTGGTGGGCGAGGGCCGTTCGACTGCCACCCTGGAGCTCTACGGTCCTCAGCGCGATCTGCTGGACGCCCTGGCACAGACGGGCAAGCCCATGGTCATCGTGCTCATGTCCTCCAAGCCCCTGGTCCTGCCTCCGTCCGCACAGTCGGCCAAGGCTCTGATCTGGCAGCCCGATCCTGGTATGCAGGGCGGTCGTGCCTTGGCCAGGATTCTGACCGGCATGGTTGAGCCCACAGGCAGACTGCCTATCACTTTTCCCAGGCACGCAGGCCAGCTGCCGGTCTACTACAACCAGATCCGGGGCCAGCATGGTGACCGCTATGCCGACCTGACCCAGGAGCCGGCCTTCGCCTTCGGCCAGGGGATGGGCTACACCACCTTTGCCTACGGAAAGCCCCAGGTCGACGGATCGGATGCCGTCGGCCCTGAAGACAGGGTCAGGGTGACTGTGGACCTGACCAACACCGGCCAGCGGCCAGGCACCGAGGTGGTCCAGGCCTACATCAGCGACCTGGTGACCTCGGTCAGCTGGGCTGACCGCGAGCTCAAGGCCTTCCAAAGGATTCAGCTGGATCCAGGGCAGACCCGGAAGGTGGTTTTCGATCTTCCGGTGGCCGAGTGGGCCCTGGTTGATGCCGACTGCAATCGCAGGGTCGAGCCCGGTCAATTCCAGGTGCTGGTGGGATCCTCCTCGCGCAGGGAAGACCTGCAGGCTGTGACGGTGACCGTGGGCTGACGGCCCTCCGATAGCGCAACTCCTCGCGTGTTGGTTGCCCATGGCCCTCGCCCGCTTCTACCATTGCAGCATGAGGAAAAGCGTAGGCGCTGGGTATGCGCACCTGTTGACGGTCCCAAATCCTCGGCATGTGGCCAGCCTGGTCGACTACTTCACACGCGGATCCAAACCACGGTCCCAGTGGCGGTTCGGTATTGAGATCGAGCATCTGCCGGTGCGCAACGACGGGTCCGACGCTCCGGTTCCCTATGAGGGGGAGCGGGGCATCGAGGCTCTGCTGTCGGCCTTGGAGCCCTGCTACGACGGTGATAAGGAATACCGGGAGGATGGCCACCTGGTCGGGCTGAGCAGGCCGGGCTGCGTGGTTTCCCTGGAGCCCGGAAGCCAGGTGGAGTGCTCCCTGGGCGTGGTGCGCGACAGCCGGGAATTCGAGGATCTCTACCGTCGTTTCCGTGCCGAGGCCGACCCCATCGCCGAGCGGCTGGGGTTCCGTCTGGTCGAATATGGGTACCGTCCGGCTGGGTCCTATGCGGATGTGGGCCTCAATCCCAAGGAACGCTATGCGGTCATGAACACCTACCTGGGCCGCATCGGCCAGTGCGGGCCCATGATGATGCGCAGCACCGCCTCCACCCAGATAAGCATCGATTACCGGGATGAGGACGATGCCATCGCCAAGATCCGTCTGGGTACGGCTATCGGGCCCATTTTGGCCTACTTCTTCCGCAATACTCCGATCTTTGAGGGGAAGCCCAACCGCATGCCCCTGCGACGCCAGCGGATCTGGGATTGGCTCGACACCCAGCGCACAGGCCTGATTCCGGGGCTGTTCGAGGACGGCTTCGGCTGGGAGGACTACGCCGTGGATATGCTCTCCACCCCGCTCATGGTGGCGGATGTCTCCCACACCCCTGAGGTGGACGGGCCGCAGGGTCGGCAGTTCTTCATTGCCTGGCATGAGAACGCCGGGGAGATCTATCCTGACCGCCGGCTCAACGATGCCGAGATAGCGCACATCCTGACCACGCACTTCAACGACGTCCGTTTGAAGAATTACATCGAGCTCAGGCACTGGGATTCCCTGCCTATGAAACGGGCCAGCCGACTTCTGGAGATCGTCGGCGGTATCTTCTACGACTCGGATCGATTCGCCGGACTTGTCGGGCTTTTGGACGGGGTGAGCGAGGAGGACGTGCTCCAGGCCAAGGCCGACCTGCAGGCCCACGGCGGGCAGGCCAGCCCCTATGGGCACTCTCTGGACTTCTGGCGGCAGGCGCTAGGTGCCGAGAACACTCTGGATGATCTGCCGGGCGATCCGCGCCATCCTGAACGCTTCCAGTCCTGACGACTGTTTCGTTATGCGAACGGGCAGATCAGGTTTCCTGAGGATGGTATAATCTGGTCACCAATGGGCCTTGATCCGTCATCAGCGGGGAGCCCTCGGAAGAACGGGTTCGCTTGCGGCGATCCTCAGTAGAACCGACGGGCGGGCCCGCATAGCCCAGTTCAAGCGGTCCGGCGCAGGTCATTGGCCGGGCAAGCGAGGTGGTACCGCGGTGGGCCCCATGGGTCCCTCGTCCTCGACATGGCGACATGAACGACCAGCGAGGAGCGTGAACGGTGAATCAGACCACTGATACCTCAGATGCGACAAAACGGGATGGCGCAGTCTATCCCAAGGCGGTGGTGGACCCGGCTCTGGCCAAGGTGAAGCCCAATCCCTCCTTCCCCCATATGGAGGAGTCCGTTCTGGACTACTGGGACCATGACGACACCTTCAACAAGTCAGTAGACCGTCGCCCTTCCGGCGATCATGCCGACAACGAGTTCGTCTTCTTCGATGGCCCGCCCTTCGCCAACGGCCTGCCCCACTATGGGCACCTGCTGACCGGCTACGTCAAGGATGTCATTCCCCGCTACCAGACCATGAAGGGTCACAAGGTCAAGAGGGTCTTCGGCTGGGACACCCACGGCCTGCCCGCCGAGTTGGAGGCTCAGCGCGAGCTCGGCATCGACAGCGTGGATCAGATCGAGCAGATGGGCATCGAGAAGTTCAACGACGCCTGCCGCGCTTCAGTGCTCAAGTACACCAGCGAGTGGAAGGACTACGTCCACCGTCAGGCCCGCTGGGTGGACTTCGACCACGGATACAAGACCCTGGATGTCTCCTACATGGAGTCGGTCATGTGGGCCTTCAAGACCCTCTACGAGAAGGGCCTGGCCTATGAGGGCTACCGGGTGCTGCCCTATTGCTGGAAGGATCAGACCCCGCTGTCCAACCATGAGCTGCGCATGGATGCCGATGTCTACCAGGACCGCCAGGACACCACCGTCTCCGTGGCCGTCAAGCTCAGGGACGAGGACGCCTATGCCGTCTTCTGGACCACCACCCCCTGGACCGTCCCCACCAACCTGGCCATCGTGGTCGGCGCTGATATCGAGTACTCGGAGGTCAGTCCGGTCTCCGGGCCCTTCGCCGGCAAGCGCTTCTACATCGCCACGGCCCGTCTGGGCGATTACGCCAAGCAGCTGGGGGAGGACTACCAGGTGGTCCGCACCCTCAAAGGGTCAGAGATGGAGGGCTGGCGGTACTGGCCGGTCTTCCCCTACTTCGCCGGAGAGCAGGCTGAATCCGAGGGCGGCACCCCCGGCCCCAATGCCTATACCATCTACACGGCCGATTACGTCGACACCGTGGAGGGCACCGGCCTGGTCCACCAGGCTCCCTATGGCGAGGACGATATGAACACCCTGAACGCCAAGGGCATCCGCAGCGTGGACGTGCTCGATGCAGGCGCAGTCTTCACCGAGCAGTGCCCTGACTACCAGGGCCTGCAGGCCTTCGAGGCCAACATGCCCATCGTCCGCAACCTGCGCGCAGGCGATGGCCCCCTGGCACAG includes:
- a CDS encoding glutamate-cysteine ligase family protein, with translation MRKSVGAGYAHLLTVPNPRHVASLVDYFTRGSKPRSQWRFGIEIEHLPVRNDGSDAPVPYEGERGIEALLSALEPCYDGDKEYREDGHLVGLSRPGCVVSLEPGSQVECSLGVVRDSREFEDLYRRFRAEADPIAERLGFRLVEYGYRPAGSYADVGLNPKERYAVMNTYLGRIGQCGPMMMRSTASTQISIDYRDEDDAIAKIRLGTAIGPILAYFFRNTPIFEGKPNRMPLRRQRIWDWLDTQRTGLIPGLFEDGFGWEDYAVDMLSTPLMVADVSHTPEVDGPQGRQFFIAWHENAGEIYPDRRLNDAEIAHILTTHFNDVRLKNYIELRHWDSLPMKRASRLLEIVGGIFYDSDRFAGLVGLLDGVSEEDVLQAKADLQAHGGQASPYGHSLDFWRQALGAENTLDDLPGDPRHPERFQS
- a CDS encoding glycoside hydrolase family 3 N-terminal domain-containing protein; protein product: MASRKLTGDLPYRNPDLSVDERVADLLGRMTREEKVGQMMQLDARQGVDKEVVDQHAGSLLHVSPQNMIKADKAVHRTRLGIPLLIGDDCIHGHSFFRGATIFPEQLGMAASFDPELVQRMGRATAQEVATTGVHWTFSPVLCIARDTRWGRVDETFGEDPFLIGEMASAMVRGYQGGSAMTGTLPKDAVLATAKHFAGYSETQGGRDASEADLSHRKLLSWFLPPFERLAKEGVATFMLGYESIDGVPVTINNWLLNDVLRGEWGYQGTLITDWDNVGRMVWEQKVQPDYTRAAAAAVKAGNDLIMTTPGFYQGALDALDAGLLREEDLDRAVRHILALKFRMGLFEDPRLPDPEAQKAVINSPEHQELNLQVAQESAVLLKNDGILPLFGGVDADGRPGDDSAHSIALVGPLIDDAQNQLGDWAGGSGQCDWIKDQPREMISTVADGLRQELPENWRLGCEQGVDMLRLVDDPAGPLFPDGQPRPRVAAPARIDQGRFDRAVGLARQSDLVVAVVGDVVQLVGEGRSTATLELYGPQRDLLDALAQTGKPMVIVLMSSKPLVLPPSAQSAKALIWQPDPGMQGGRALARILTGMVEPTGRLPITFPRHAGQLPVYYNQIRGQHGDRYADLTQEPAFAFGQGMGYTTFAYGKPQVDGSDAVGPEDRVRVTVDLTNTGQRPGTEVVQAYISDLVTSVSWADRELKAFQRIQLDPGQTRKVVFDLPVAEWALVDADCNRRVEPGQFQVLVGSSSRREDLQAVTVTVG